In the genome of Fulvivirga maritima, one region contains:
- a CDS encoding type I polyketide synthase, producing the protein MAQYTGLEIAVIGMSGRFPGAENINDFWFNLKNGVESVSFFTDEELREAGEDNADINDPSYVKANAYVENKEFFDAQFFNYRPDEARIMDPQTRLFHQCVWEALEDAGCNPENEKHKIALFAGSSANINWQVYSQLINQKGLVDSFTASQISNPRFMSSRISYCLNLRGPAVYLDTACSTSLVAVHEACKSLLTMDCNVAVAGGVTLTNKFKKGYKYQPGMIYSKDGHCRAFDADASGTIGGEGAAVVVLKTLKKAIADGDHIYAVIKGSGVNNDGKQKVGYTAPSVDGQTEAILRAQRWSKVEPASIGMIEAHGTATELGDPIEIEALNRTFGKSEKKYCAIGSVKSNFGHLDAAAGAAGLIKAVLALKNRQIPPSLNYQSPNSKIDFDDSPFYVNTSLKDWANETYPLRAGVSSFGIGGTNAHVVLEEPPLRQESSESRNFQLLLVSGKTENALKRNIENLSLFIQNESSVKLADVAYTLQNSRSHFEIRKAFVCNNNEYEGLNYLNDSSDETKSITPEKIVFMFSGQGSQYVGMCKELYDNENCFKETVDYCLNFIKQKFSKDLKPILFCVENNDINNTEYAQPTLFIIEYALSKLLIKWGIVPHILIGHSLGEYVAACISGVFTINDALTLVVKRGELMQQMSPGTMLSISINEENLLPLVGQYKDVSLAAVNSSELCVASGTDEAINNFSTKLNELEIQNRILHTSHAFHSFMMEPMLEAYQSELEKIKINKPQIPFISNVTGKEASYEEIRLTSYWKNQLRHSVNFSRGSRSAAFSENHMFFRGGAGQ; encoded by the coding sequence ATGGCGCAATACACGGGATTAGAGATAGCAGTAATAGGAATGTCCGGGAGATTTCCTGGGGCAGAAAACATTAATGATTTTTGGTTCAACTTAAAAAATGGAGTTGAGTCAGTTTCCTTTTTTACAGATGAGGAACTGAGAGAAGCTGGAGAAGATAATGCTGACATTAATGACCCCTCTTATGTGAAAGCTAATGCCTACGTTGAAAACAAGGAGTTTTTCGATGCACAATTTTTTAACTATCGACCTGATGAGGCCAGAATTATGGATCCGCAGACTCGACTGTTTCATCAATGTGTCTGGGAGGCCTTGGAAGATGCTGGTTGCAACCCCGAAAATGAGAAACATAAAATAGCCCTTTTTGCAGGATCTTCTGCAAATATTAATTGGCAGGTGTATTCTCAGCTGATCAATCAAAAGGGACTAGTAGATAGTTTTACAGCGTCTCAGATTAGTAATCCTCGTTTTATGTCCTCAAGGATTTCTTATTGCCTCAACCTGAGAGGTCCCGCAGTTTATTTAGATACAGCTTGCTCCACATCCTTAGTGGCTGTGCATGAAGCATGTAAAAGCTTGTTGACGATGGATTGTAATGTGGCAGTTGCGGGTGGTGTTACACTTACAAATAAATTTAAAAAAGGATATAAGTATCAGCCCGGAATGATATATTCCAAAGATGGGCACTGCCGTGCTTTTGATGCTGATGCTTCAGGTACGATAGGTGGCGAAGGGGCTGCGGTAGTAGTGCTTAAAACATTAAAAAAGGCAATTGCGGATGGAGACCATATATATGCGGTAATTAAAGGAAGTGGGGTAAATAATGATGGTAAGCAAAAAGTAGGTTATACGGCTCCTTCCGTAGATGGGCAAACAGAAGCAATTCTTAGGGCACAGAGATGGTCAAAGGTTGAGCCGGCAAGTATTGGCATGATTGAAGCCCATGGAACGGCAACTGAATTAGGCGATCCTATAGAAATTGAAGCATTAAATCGAACATTTGGGAAAAGTGAAAAAAAGTATTGTGCTATAGGTTCTGTAAAATCTAACTTCGGCCATTTGGATGCAGCGGCCGGTGCTGCAGGCCTGATAAAAGCAGTTTTAGCACTTAAGAATAGACAAATTCCTCCATCCTTGAACTATCAGTCGCCAAATTCTAAAATTGATTTTGACGATAGTCCGTTTTATGTGAATACTAGTTTGAAGGACTGGGCTAATGAAACGTATCCATTAAGAGCTGGCGTTAGTTCATTTGGAATAGGAGGAACAAATGCCCATGTCGTATTGGAGGAGCCACCTCTTCGACAGGAATCTTCAGAAAGTAGGAATTTTCAGTTACTGCTCGTTTCTGGTAAGACAGAAAACGCACTTAAGCGTAATATTGAAAATTTATCGCTATTTATTCAAAATGAAAGTAGTGTTAAGCTAGCTGATGTTGCTTATACGTTACAAAATTCCAGGTCTCATTTCGAAATTAGAAAAGCTTTTGTATGTAATAATAATGAATATGAGGGGCTAAATTATCTTAATGATTCTTCTGACGAAACGAAGAGCATTACTCCTGAAAAAATAGTATTTATGTTTTCAGGTCAAGGTTCTCAATATGTGGGAATGTGTAAAGAGTTATATGATAATGAAAACTGTTTTAAAGAAACTGTAGATTATTGTCTGAACTTTATAAAACAGAAGTTTAGTAAAGATTTAAAACCTATACTTTTTTGTGTTGAAAACAATGACATAAATAATACTGAGTATGCTCAACCTACACTGTTTATAATAGAATATGCATTATCTAAATTATTGATCAAATGGGGTATAGTGCCACATATTCTAATCGGACACAGCTTAGGAGAATACGTGGCTGCATGCATCAGTGGTGTTTTTACCATAAATGATGCCCTAACTTTGGTAGTTAAGCGTGGAGAATTGATGCAACAAATGTCTCCAGGTACCATGCTAAGTATATCAATAAATGAGGAGAATCTTTTACCATTGGTTGGGCAGTATAAAGATGTTTCGTTAGCAGCCGTTAATAGCTCTGAATTATGCGTGGCGTCAGGTACTGATGAGGCTATTAATAATTTTTCAACCAAACTTAATGAGTTAGAAATTCAAAATAGAATTTTACATACTTCGCATGCCTTTCATTCATTCATGATGGAGCCAATGCTGGAGGCATATCAATCAGAATTGGAGAAGATAAAAATTAATAAACCTCAAATACCTTTTATTTCTAATGTGACAGGAAAAGAGGCTTCTTACGAAGAAATTAGATTGACTAGCTATTGGAAAAATCAGCTCCGTCATAGTGTTAATTTCTCTAGGGGGAGTCGAAGCGCTGCTTTCAGTGAAAACCATATGTTTTTTAGAGGTGGGGCCGGGCAATAG
- a CDS encoding non-ribosomal peptide synthetase yields the protein MKDNFNDLSFLLSGLGKLWENGVEIDWDAFYDNEQRNIVSIPTYSFERVKYPVNVDAYKIISDRIDGKEFKINFSDELDTIELADEQHPKSSEEQKLLQLWIRFFGQGSIGVDDDFFEIGGDSLKVLTMIGRIHQEMGVELSLNEFFENPTVSKLVKRLEEKKNESITSGYHDIPTAPKKDSYVLSSAQKRLYFLYKFDETSLAYNLPQAFDIVGEVCYDKLERVVNQLVERHENLRTYFALDNGKPVQKIIEKLNVNVEKYNGDIEDVTRIMQDFVRPFDLNNAPLFRVAIIKTNANKSILLMDFHHIISDGTSFGILMQEFISLYMNRELSEAKLQYKDYSEWQQSPVYQKRLLTHREFWINQFQVPVHPINLPTDFKRPVIKGYEGDVVAFELNEDIRRALNVVAVQSGATMYMVILAIYNVFLAKLSSQDDVVIGTPTSGRYHNDTEKIMGMFVNTIPLRNTFSKGMSFMDFLNKVKTNTLEAFENQSYPYEELIDQLNVDRDTSHNPLFDVMFSYQRSEPNEEPISDLIITPHTTDSVLSQFDLTLFALDKLNSIQLRFEFSSLLFKKKTIESFVGYFNKIIDAVLSKPEVMLSNIEIISDRQKNIILQDFNSNDVDFGENQNIVNAFQSTVITNEDKVALRYNEKVFTYKVLNSRANQLAHKIKKKNIGNSGLVGIMMPRTELLFISILGVLKAGYAYVPIDPTYPTERINHIIKDSGLELILTDAALQGDIQAKLKQVQILNVETEPQMELNINLDLKISSTHLAYMIYTSGSTGKPKGVMIEHGNVINFIEGITKRIPLVNSCFLCLTTVSFDIFVLESLLPLIKGHEVVLADESLQKDPELLSELIIEKSVNTIQITPSHLKMLMSSKYSERMLEIITTLMVGGEAFPKDLLQTLQSTFKGEIFNMYGPTETTVWSSVQELTNKNTIDIGKPIANTKMLVLDSDGNIQPIGIAGELYIGGKGVGRGYWGNTTLTSEKFVSDIGGMDGKFYRTGDSVKWLNNGALEYLGRLDNQVKIRGYRIEMGEIESVILSNEEVQKVVVHDCVINQDKVLVAYYVAPTNLDVTMFRAYLSQYLPDYMIPSYFILINEIPLTPNGKVDRRSLPQPEFKKDMKYVGPNNYIEKQMVRIWAQVLKLNDDLISVDRSFFELGGNSLKATELVSEIQKEFDFELPLRDLFTKQDIQSISDYIITAKQIDIDSDSSEEIMELSI from the coding sequence GTGAAAGACAACTTCAATGATCTGTCTTTTCTGTTGTCTGGCTTGGGAAAGCTTTGGGAGAATGGTGTGGAAATAGATTGGGATGCATTTTATGATAATGAGCAGAGAAATATTGTTTCCATTCCTACCTATTCATTTGAAAGGGTAAAATATCCTGTAAATGTTGATGCCTATAAAATCATATCAGATAGAATTGATGGTAAGGAATTTAAGATCAATTTTTCAGATGAACTTGATACCATTGAATTGGCAGATGAACAACATCCCAAGAGTAGTGAAGAACAAAAACTACTTCAATTATGGATAAGGTTTTTCGGACAAGGATCTATAGGTGTTGATGATGATTTCTTTGAAATTGGGGGTGATTCACTTAAGGTGCTAACCATGATTGGTCGTATACATCAAGAGATGGGTGTAGAATTAAGTTTAAATGAATTTTTTGAAAATCCCACAGTCTCAAAATTAGTAAAGCGGTTAGAAGAAAAGAAAAATGAGTCTATTACTAGTGGATATCATGACATTCCAACAGCGCCCAAAAAGGATAGCTATGTTCTTTCATCTGCCCAAAAGCGTTTATATTTCTTGTACAAGTTTGATGAGACCTCACTTGCTTATAACCTACCACAAGCATTTGATATTGTTGGTGAGGTTTGCTATGATAAGTTAGAAAGGGTAGTAAATCAATTAGTAGAAAGGCATGAAAATTTGCGTACTTACTTTGCTTTAGATAATGGAAAGCCTGTACAGAAGATAATTGAAAAGCTGAATGTAAATGTTGAGAAATACAACGGAGACATTGAAGATGTTACTCGGATAATGCAGGATTTTGTTAGACCTTTTGATCTTAATAATGCCCCTTTATTTAGAGTTGCTATCATTAAAACCAATGCTAACAAATCCATTTTACTTATGGATTTTCATCACATAATTTCAGATGGAACCTCATTCGGTATTCTGATGCAAGAATTTATAAGTCTCTATATGAATAGAGAGCTTTCAGAAGCAAAGTTGCAATATAAGGATTATTCAGAGTGGCAGCAGAGTCCTGTTTATCAGAAACGGCTATTGACTCATCGGGAATTTTGGATAAATCAATTTCAAGTACCAGTGCATCCTATCAATTTACCAACAGATTTTAAACGACCAGTTATAAAAGGGTATGAAGGAGATGTGGTGGCTTTTGAATTAAATGAAGACATAAGGAGAGCATTAAATGTGGTTGCTGTTCAATCAGGGGCTACTATGTACATGGTTATACTCGCCATATACAATGTATTTCTAGCAAAATTAAGTTCTCAAGACGATGTGGTAATAGGTACACCTACGTCCGGTAGGTATCATAATGATACTGAAAAGATAATGGGAATGTTTGTTAATACAATTCCATTAAGAAATACCTTTTCCAAAGGTATGAGCTTCATGGACTTCTTAAATAAAGTAAAAACAAATACCCTGGAAGCTTTCGAAAATCAGTCTTATCCGTATGAAGAATTGATTGATCAGTTAAATGTGGATAGGGACACAAGCCATAATCCCCTGTTCGATGTAATGTTTTCTTATCAGCGATCAGAGCCTAATGAGGAGCCTATTTCTGATTTAATTATTACTCCTCATACTACTGATAGTGTACTGTCACAATTTGATTTAACACTTTTTGCATTAGACAAATTGAATTCAATCCAGTTAAGATTTGAGTTCTCATCTCTTCTATTTAAAAAGAAAACGATAGAGAGTTTTGTTGGTTATTTTAACAAAATAATAGATGCTGTACTCTCGAAACCAGAGGTCATGCTGTCGAATATTGAAATCATTTCGGACAGACAGAAAAATATCATCTTACAGGATTTTAATAGTAACGATGTAGATTTTGGTGAAAATCAAAATATAGTTAATGCCTTTCAATCTACAGTGATCACAAATGAAGATAAAGTTGCTTTAAGGTATAACGAAAAGGTATTTACTTATAAAGTTTTAAACAGCAGAGCTAATCAATTGGCTCATAAAATAAAGAAAAAAAATATTGGTAATTCAGGTTTAGTTGGAATTATGATGCCCCGAACTGAGTTATTGTTCATCAGTATTTTGGGTGTGTTAAAGGCAGGTTATGCTTATGTACCTATTGATCCCACATATCCAACGGAGCGAATAAATCACATTATTAAGGATAGTGGCTTAGAATTGATTTTAACAGATGCAGCGCTTCAAGGAGATATTCAGGCAAAGCTGAAGCAAGTCCAGATACTAAATGTAGAAACTGAGCCTCAAATGGAATTAAATATTAATTTGGATTTGAAAATTAGTTCTACCCATCTGGCATATATGATTTATACTTCAGGCTCTACGGGTAAGCCTAAAGGTGTAATGATAGAACATGGTAACGTAATTAATTTTATTGAAGGTATTACCAAACGGATACCTCTTGTTAACAGTTGTTTCTTATGCCTTACTACCGTCTCATTCGATATTTTTGTGTTAGAAAGTCTGTTACCGCTTATTAAAGGGCATGAAGTTGTACTGGCTGATGAGAGTTTGCAGAAAGATCCCGAATTATTATCCGAATTGATAATTGAAAAATCTGTAAATACAATTCAGATAACACCATCACATTTAAAAATGCTTATGTCTTCTAAGTATTCGGAGAGAATGCTGGAAATAATTACAACCTTGATGGTTGGTGGCGAAGCTTTTCCTAAGGATTTATTACAAACGCTGCAGTCGACATTTAAGGGTGAAATTTTTAATATGTACGGACCTACTGAAACTACAGTTTGGTCTTCTGTTCAAGAATTAACAAATAAAAATACTATTGATATAGGCAAGCCAATAGCTAATACAAAGATGCTAGTATTGGATAGTGACGGTAATATTCAGCCTATAGGGATAGCAGGTGAGTTATATATTGGAGGTAAAGGAGTAGGTCGTGGATATTGGGGCAATACTACCCTAACAAGCGAAAAATTCGTGTCAGACATAGGTGGTATGGATGGGAAATTTTACCGTACCGGAGACAGCGTAAAATGGCTTAATAACGGGGCTTTAGAGTATTTAGGGCGTTTGGATAATCAAGTAAAAATTAGAGGATATAGAATAGAGATGGGAGAAATTGAGTCGGTCATTCTATCCAATGAGGAGGTGCAGAAAGTGGTGGTCCACGATTGTGTTATTAATCAAGACAAAGTTTTAGTCGCCTATTATGTTGCTCCTACCAATCTTGATGTAACAATGTTCAGGGCTTATTTAAGTCAATATTTACCTGATTATATGATACCTTCTTATTTTATTTTAATAAATGAAATACCACTTACACCCAATGGTAAGGTAGACAGAAGGTCATTACCACAACCTGAATTCAAAAAGGATATGAAGTATGTGGGCCCCAATAATTATATAGAGAAACAAATGGTTAGAATATGGGCTCAAGTACTAAAACTAAATGATGATTTAATAAGCGTAGATAGAAGCTTTTTTGAATTAGGGGGAAACTCCTTAAAGGCGACAGAATTAGTTTCGGAAATTCAAAAAGAGTTTGATTTTGAATTGCCACTAAGAGACCTCTTTACCAAGCAGGACATTCAATCTATATCTGACTATATCATTACGGCTAAGCAAATCGATATAGATTCAGATAGTTCCGAAGAAATTATGGAACTGTCTATTTAA
- a CDS encoding non-ribosomal peptide synthetase, translated as MSIITQLRKLKVNISLIDGKLKVNAPQGVLTKRLLQEIKENKSQLINYLEEVAGKRSFVNIERAADKKYYQLSSAQRRLYFLYELDRLSTVYNLPQTIKLNGFLDRDKLQNTFEILIDRHESLRTSFVLIENEPLQKINDHTDFKIEYLQCTDDQARSMMHNVIRPFELDKAPLFRAAIISTSLEEHWLIVDMHHIITDGVSQAVLIEDFMKIYTGASLSALNLTYKDYAEWQNGSGNHEEIIKQKSFWKEQFSSLPAVLNLPCDHKRPVTRNFEGATINFDLSAAEVILLKKLADEEGATLFMVVLSIFNVFLSKLCSQNDIVVGTTASGRVHADLEPLIGMFVNTLALRNYTDPSKTFKDFLRSVKETAQHCFTNQSYQFEELIDDLKVSRDTSRNPLFDVVLVYQNFNQSTLEIPNLSLSPQGVESDTAKFDLTLSVTESKEDLFFSFEYSTYLFETKTIERFISYFKRVVSVISENVDSILGKIEILDENEKHRLLEEFNHAELTYDKRESVISMFEKQVRNSPDSIAVQYGEQSISYKELNNKANVIVHHLSNICRRDGEKRIALLFRPTIDLIASMLAIVKVGCAYINLSPEESVERNKLKFFDSKAQVLLYQQDLSSEHETFLASIPAERSFSIDKDNEENPPEFKGEAKPDDPIYIIYTSGTTGRPKGVEVLNKGILNMVHNFHKQFGVYPGTVLSQVANLLFDASAFEIWPALALGGTLKIAPAEVRLDPSLMKHWLVNNKVEITYQPTAIAEYLLRDEWTAVQNLRVLNIAGDRLKYKEDKNLPFEVFNLYGPTEDSIWTTLCKWPYKSENYSIGKPIANKKIRILGSNDELLPIGVSGEICVSGIGVAKGYLNSVELNDRKFVPDPFDDQLRMYRTGDLGKWLNDGHLEFLGRIDRQVKIRGYRIELDEIEKQLSQYDGIKECAVIDADRADQKYILAYYVAEGDIVSKMLRDYLAQLLPEYMIPAYFIHMDKLPITSNGKLDRNILPEPGITDSEAYMAASNDVEVKLVEIWAEILDLNTEKVSVNTNFFELGGNSIKIIELKNKVNEYFNCDFSIASLFRLTTVAKMADDILNGDVGMNELAKNIEDELSEAESNIDLFNEIEGF; from the coding sequence ATGAGTATAATCACCCAGCTAAGGAAGCTTAAGGTTAATATTTCTCTTATTGATGGTAAGTTGAAAGTTAATGCTCCACAAGGAGTGCTAACTAAACGGCTATTGCAAGAAATAAAGGAGAATAAATCACAGCTGATAAACTATTTGGAAGAAGTGGCTGGTAAAAGAAGCTTTGTGAACATTGAAAGAGCTGCAGATAAAAAATACTATCAATTATCATCAGCCCAACGGAGACTTTATTTTCTTTATGAACTTGATCGTCTGTCTACAGTATACAATCTTCCACAGACAATTAAATTAAATGGCTTTTTAGATAGGGATAAACTTCAAAATACGTTTGAGATACTTATTGATAGACACGAAAGTTTGAGGACCTCTTTTGTATTAATAGAAAATGAACCACTACAAAAAATTAATGATCATACAGATTTTAAAATAGAATATCTACAATGTACTGATGATCAAGCTAGATCCATGATGCACAATGTGATCAGGCCTTTTGAGTTAGATAAGGCTCCATTGTTCAGAGCAGCTATTATAAGTACTTCATTAGAGGAACACTGGCTTATAGTGGATATGCATCATATTATTACAGATGGAGTTTCTCAAGCCGTGTTAATTGAAGACTTCATGAAGATATACACTGGTGCTAGCTTGTCTGCTCTCAATTTGACATATAAAGATTATGCTGAATGGCAAAATGGTTCTGGAAATCATGAGGAAATTATTAAACAGAAATCATTTTGGAAAGAACAATTTTCTAGTCTTCCGGCAGTCTTAAATCTGCCATGCGATCATAAACGGCCTGTAACTAGAAACTTTGAAGGAGCAACTATAAATTTTGACTTAAGTGCTGCCGAAGTCATTTTATTGAAAAAGCTTGCAGATGAAGAAGGAGCTACACTGTTCATGGTAGTGCTATCAATATTCAATGTATTTTTAAGTAAATTATGCAGTCAGAACGATATTGTGGTGGGAACTACTGCCTCAGGTAGAGTGCATGCTGATTTGGAGCCGTTGATAGGAATGTTTGTTAATACGCTGGCCTTAAGAAATTATACTGATCCATCTAAGACATTTAAGGATTTTCTTCGTTCTGTAAAAGAGACAGCGCAACATTGCTTCACCAATCAATCTTACCAATTTGAGGAATTGATAGATGATTTAAAGGTATCCAGAGATACAAGTAGAAATCCTCTATTCGATGTAGTTTTAGTATACCAAAATTTTAATCAATCTACCTTAGAAATACCTAATTTATCACTCTCTCCACAAGGTGTGGAAAGTGATACAGCAAAATTTGATCTAACACTGTCGGTTACTGAGTCTAAGGAAGATCTCTTTTTCAGCTTTGAATATTCTACATACCTATTCGAAACGAAAACCATTGAGAGGTTTATTTCATATTTTAAGAGGGTAGTATCTGTAATTTCTGAAAATGTAGATAGTATTCTTGGAAAGATTGAGATTTTAGATGAGAATGAAAAACATCGCCTCCTTGAAGAGTTTAATCATGCAGAGCTCACTTATGATAAGAGAGAAAGTGTTATATCCATGTTTGAAAAACAGGTTAGGAATAGTCCTGATAGTATAGCGGTTCAGTATGGAGAACAAAGTATTTCCTACAAGGAACTAAATAATAAAGCTAATGTTATAGTCCATCATTTATCAAATATTTGCAGGCGCGATGGTGAAAAACGTATAGCACTTCTGTTTCGGCCCACCATTGATTTAATTGCCTCTATGCTGGCTATAGTTAAAGTGGGATGTGCATATATAAACTTGTCGCCCGAGGAGTCAGTTGAAAGAAATAAGTTGAAATTCTTTGACAGTAAGGCTCAAGTTCTTTTATATCAGCAAGATTTGAGTTCAGAACATGAAACATTTTTGGCATCAATTCCTGCTGAGAGAAGTTTCTCTATTGATAAAGATAATGAGGAGAATCCTCCTGAGTTTAAAGGAGAAGCGAAGCCTGATGATCCAATTTATATCATTTATACGTCAGGAACTACTGGTAGGCCTAAAGGAGTGGAGGTTTTGAATAAAGGAATTTTGAACATGGTTCACAACTTTCATAAGCAATTTGGCGTTTACCCCGGAACTGTTCTTAGTCAGGTGGCGAATCTTCTATTTGATGCTTCCGCCTTTGAAATCTGGCCGGCGTTAGCCTTGGGAGGAACATTGAAGATAGCTCCTGCAGAAGTTCGGCTGGACCCCTCTTTAATGAAGCACTGGTTAGTGAATAATAAAGTGGAAATCACTTATCAGCCAACAGCTATTGCTGAATACCTACTAAGGGATGAGTGGACAGCTGTGCAAAATTTACGTGTTCTAAATATTGCAGGAGATAGACTTAAATACAAAGAAGACAAAAATCTCCCTTTTGAAGTATTCAATCTATATGGGCCTACAGAAGACTCTATATGGACAACTTTATGTAAGTGGCCATATAAGAGTGAGAACTATAGTATAGGTAAGCCTATTGCAAATAAAAAAATCAGAATTTTAGGCTCTAATGATGAATTGCTTCCTATTGGTGTTTCAGGTGAGATTTGTGTGTCTGGTATTGGCGTGGCTAAAGGATATTTAAATAGCGTAGAATTAAACGATAGAAAATTTGTTCCTGACCCATTTGATGACCAATTGAGGATGTATAGAACAGGAGATTTAGGGAAATGGTTAAATGATGGACATTTAGAGTTTTTAGGAAGAATTGATAGGCAGGTGAAAATTAGAGGTTATAGAATAGAGCTTGATGAGATAGAGAAACAATTGTCTCAATATGATGGGATAAAAGAATGCGCAGTCATAGATGCAGACAGGGCAGATCAAAAATATATATTGGCTTATTATGTAGCTGAAGGTGATATAGTATCAAAAATGCTTAGAGATTATTTAGCTCAGTTACTTCCTGAATACATGATTCCTGCATATTTCATTCATATGGATAAGTTGCCAATAACATCTAACGGCAAATTGGATAGGAATATCCTACCAGAGCCTGGTATTACTGATTCTGAGGCTTATATGGCAGCTTCTAACGATGTAGAAGTCAAGTTGGTCGAAATATGGGCGGAAATTCTGGATCTTAATACTGAAAAGGTCAGTGTTAATACAAATTTCTTTGAATTAGGAGGTAACTCAATTAAAATCATTGAGCTCAAGAATAAAGTGAATGAATATTTCAACTGTGACTTTTCTATAGCATCTCTCTTTAGATTAACTACGGTGGCTAAGATGGCAGACGATATCCTGAATGGCGATGTTGGGATGAATGAGCTGGCCAAAAACATTGAAGATGAACTTTCTGAAGCCGAAAGTAACATTGATTTATTTAATGAGATAGAAGGTTTTTAA